The following coding sequences are from one Mesorhizobium onobrychidis window:
- a CDS encoding sugar-binding protein: MKSAIRNASVAAAALALGLSITAIARAQDKPTLAFVVNGASDFWKAAEAGVKKAQAELPDYNLELKYPEQSSVAIQQRLMDDLVTAGVKAIMVSAVDPKTSTDGLNKIASETALFTTDSDAPQTKRVAYIGSSNIDAGKQAAEIAKKAMPDGGKCLGFVGLLGADNAKERIEGMKEGLAGTKIELIDVRGDDIDQARAKKNVEDALVASPDVTCMVGFYSYNTPRIYEALRDAGKLGQITVVGFDDDPITLGGVKEGTVAATVVQQPFEWAYQGMKLMAAYLKGDKSGVPADGLIIVPTKIIGKDDVDAYAANLKAMSGN; this comes from the coding sequence ATGAAATCTGCGATACGAAATGCGTCCGTCGCTGCCGCGGCCTTGGCTCTCGGCCTGTCCATCACGGCGATTGCCCGTGCCCAGGATAAACCGACGCTGGCCTTCGTCGTCAACGGCGCTTCCGATTTCTGGAAGGCGGCCGAAGCCGGCGTCAAGAAGGCCCAGGCCGAACTGCCCGACTACAATCTCGAGCTCAAATATCCGGAGCAGTCATCGGTCGCCATCCAGCAGCGGCTGATGGACGATCTGGTGACGGCCGGCGTCAAGGCGATCATGGTTTCGGCCGTTGATCCCAAGACGTCTACCGACGGGCTCAACAAGATCGCCTCGGAGACGGCGCTGTTCACCACCGACAGCGACGCGCCGCAGACCAAGCGGGTCGCCTATATCGGCTCGTCCAACATCGATGCCGGCAAGCAGGCGGCCGAGATCGCCAAGAAGGCGATGCCCGACGGCGGCAAATGCCTCGGCTTCGTCGGCCTGCTCGGCGCCGATAATGCCAAGGAGCGCATCGAGGGCATGAAGGAAGGGCTCGCCGGCACCAAGATCGAGCTGATCGACGTGCGTGGCGACGACATCGACCAGGCCCGCGCCAAGAAGAACGTCGAGGACGCGCTGGTCGCCAGCCCCGACGTCACCTGCATGGTCGGCTTCTATTCCTACAACACGCCGCGTATCTATGAAGCGCTGCGCGACGCCGGCAAGCTCGGTCAGATCACGGTCGTCGGCTTCGACGACGATCCGATCACGCTGGGCGGCGTCAAGGAAGGCACCGTTGCCGCCACGGTGGTCCAGCAGCCCTTCGAGTGGGCCTATCAAGGCATGAAGCTGATGGCCGCCTATCTCAAGGGCGACAAGTCGGGTGTTCCCGCCGACGGATTGATCATCGTGCCGACCAAGATCATCGGCAAGGACGATGTCGACGCCTATGCCGCCAATCTGAAGGCGATGTCTGGAAACTGA
- a CDS encoding LacI family DNA-binding transcriptional regulator, giving the protein MSEPTDLRDPALEPSRRRKPSAKNPKGRVTMTDIARAAGCSQATVSFVLNNTPGIRLSQQTRERVIEAARGLGYAPPAFSALRSPIASFEGLDGVIGFAVDQLATSPEAVVAIEGARQASWNAGNVVLVAQTLGDSVMEPRAIAALTKRGISALIYMTIFTREIAAPDYLYDLDIPVILLNCYTADYAFPAVVPSEIAGGQSSTRHLISHGHRRIATITGEPWMQAAQDRLKGYRRALATADIPFDAELVVEGDWSASAGYAATVKLLALKDRPTAIFCQNDRTAIGCYEALKEAGLHIPGDISVIGYDDEEIARHLFPPLTTSILPHLAMGQWAIEQLEVPAPPGRGRYPITKLECPLVERESVSAVAPGRTHGLTAS; this is encoded by the coding sequence ATGAGCGAACCGACGGATCTGCGCGATCCTGCCCTTGAACCTTCCCGGCGTCGAAAGCCATCGGCCAAGAATCCCAAGGGTCGCGTCACCATGACCGATATCGCCAGGGCCGCCGGCTGCTCGCAGGCGACGGTTTCGTTCGTCCTCAACAACACACCGGGCATAAGGCTCTCGCAGCAGACCCGCGAACGGGTGATCGAGGCCGCGCGGGGTCTCGGCTATGCGCCACCAGCCTTCTCTGCTCTTCGCAGCCCTATCGCCTCGTTCGAGGGGCTGGACGGGGTGATCGGCTTCGCGGTCGATCAACTGGCGACCAGCCCCGAGGCGGTCGTCGCCATCGAAGGCGCGAGACAGGCCTCGTGGAATGCCGGCAATGTCGTGCTGGTCGCGCAGACTTTAGGGGATTCCGTCATGGAGCCGCGCGCGATTGCGGCACTGACCAAGCGAGGCATTTCGGCGCTGATCTACATGACCATCTTCACGCGCGAGATCGCCGCGCCCGACTATCTCTACGACCTCGATATCCCGGTCATCCTGCTCAATTGCTATACCGCCGACTACGCCTTCCCCGCCGTGGTGCCGAGCGAAATCGCCGGCGGGCAGAGCTCCACCCGCCACCTGATCAGCCATGGCCACCGCCGCATCGCCACCATCACCGGCGAGCCGTGGATGCAGGCGGCGCAGGATCGGTTGAAGGGCTACCGCCGGGCGCTGGCGACGGCCGACATCCCGTTCGATGCGGAGCTGGTGGTCGAGGGCGACTGGTCGGCGAGCGCCGGCTACGCCGCGACCGTCAAGCTTCTGGCGCTCAAGGACCGCCCAACCGCAATCTTCTGCCAGAACGACCGCACCGCGATCGGCTGCTACGAAGCGCTGAAGGAAGCCGGCCTGCACATCCCTGGGGATATTTCCGTGATCGGCTATGACGACGAGGAAATCGCCCGGCATCTGTTCCCGCCTTTGACGACGTCGATCCTGCCGCATTTGGCGATGGGGCAATGGGCGATCGAGCAATTGGAAGTCCCTGCACCGCCCGGCCGCGGCCGCTACCCCATTACCAAGCTTGAATGCCCGCTGGTCGAGCGGGAATCGGTCAGTGCTGTGGCGCCTGGGCGCACACACGGACTGACAGCCAGCTGA
- a CDS encoding polysaccharide deacetylase family protein: MKLQHRHDPPRDFVGYGRRPPQIIWPDGRLVAVNLVVCYEEGSEYSLFEGDDHSDGWGEYPLSAPAGIRDLGTETHFEYGSRVGIWRIARLLERHGVHATISSCAEALRRNPEVTAWLRQSGHDLLGHGLRWTEQWTLSRDEERGHLQRAVALFIELLGERPIGWNSRSFPSVNTRDLLIEEGGFLYDSDPCNDDLPYFVPAQNGRLLVVPYSKTLNDSRYLVSPGYVTPKDFVDNVEAYLDFLIREARKEGGRMMTIAIHARWTGQPNRAAALEGIIETVLSRPEAVFMRRNDIARYWLSLFPAEGEAP, translated from the coding sequence ATGAAGCTCCAGCATCGCCATGACCCGCCGCGCGATTTCGTCGGTTACGGCCGGCGGCCGCCGCAGATCATCTGGCCGGACGGACGTCTGGTCGCAGTCAATCTCGTGGTCTGCTACGAGGAAGGGTCGGAATATTCGCTGTTCGAGGGCGACGACCATAGCGATGGCTGGGGCGAATATCCGTTGTCGGCGCCGGCCGGCATCCGCGATCTCGGCACCGAAACGCATTTCGAGTATGGCAGCCGCGTCGGCATCTGGCGCATCGCCAGACTGCTCGAGCGACACGGTGTCCACGCCACGATCTCGAGCTGTGCCGAGGCGCTGCGGCGCAACCCGGAGGTGACGGCATGGCTGCGCCAATCGGGTCACGATCTGCTCGGCCATGGCCTGCGCTGGACCGAACAATGGACCCTGAGCCGCGACGAGGAGCGCGGCCATCTGCAGCGCGCCGTCGCGCTGTTCATCGAGCTGCTCGGCGAGCGCCCGATCGGCTGGAACAGCCGTTCCTTTCCCAGCGTCAACACGCGCGACCTCCTGATCGAGGAAGGCGGCTTCCTGTATGATTCGGATCCGTGCAACGACGACCTGCCCTATTTCGTGCCGGCACAGAACGGGCGCCTTCTGGTCGTGCCCTATTCCAAGACCTTGAACGACAGCCGCTATCTCGTCAGCCCCGGCTATGTGACGCCCAAAGACTTTGTGGACAACGTCGAAGCCTATCTGGACTTCCTGATCAGGGAAGCCAGGAAAGAAGGCGGGCGAATGATGACGATAGCAATCCATGCGCGGTGGACCGGCCAACCCAACCGGGCCGCAGCATTGGAAGGCATAATCGAGACGGTTCTGTCCAGGCCGGAGGCCGTCTTCATGCGCCGCAACGATATCGCCCGTTATTGGCTGTCGCTGTTTCCGGCCGAGGGCGAAGCGCCATGA
- a CDS encoding winged helix-turn-helix transcriptional regulator: MNKPTGDCGFATAIKAIEGKWKVDILCEFGKASRRFGRLRQSIPAISEKMLTQQLRELEADGLVNREVYPGSPTKVVYSLTESGAALNAGAEALCRWGEQFPSRTDA; encoded by the coding sequence ATGAATAAGCCGACGGGCGATTGCGGCTTCGCAACCGCGATCAAGGCGATCGAAGGGAAGTGGAAAGTGGATATTCTTTGCGAGTTTGGAAAGGCATCTCGCAGGTTCGGCCGGTTGAGGCAGTCGATTCCGGCGATCAGTGAAAAGATGCTGACGCAGCAATTACGCGAACTGGAGGCTGACGGGCTTGTGAACCGAGAAGTCTATCCGGGATCGCCGACTAAGGTCGTCTATTCGTTGACAGAAAGCGGAGCGGCGCTCAATGCTGGAGCAGAGGCGTTATGCCGTTGGGGTGAGCAATTCCCTTCCCGCACCGATGCTTAA
- a CDS encoding NAD(P)-dependent oxidoreductase has translation MAPRAYWHLLVWSVAMKLSISVVGTGRMGSALARALLRSGYRTTVWNRTKQKAEPLAALGATVAGSVLEAVNAAEIIIVNVSDYQATAAVLHDEAVASAIRGKLVVELTSGTPHGAREAAEWFAEHGASYLDGAIMATPDFIGTDAGTILISGPRQAFDANEEMFRALGGNVQHIGEEPGRANALDSALLALMWGALFGTLHAIAVCQAEEIDLGELARQWTAIAPVVDGLVADLINRTNAGRFASDDETLSSISPHYGAFQHLLELMEARKIDRSVVDGYDAIFQRAIAAGHLHDDFAALSQFLGKSR, from the coding sequence ATGGCACCGCGCGCCTATTGGCATCTATTGGTATGGAGTGTTGCAATGAAGCTTTCAATCAGCGTTGTGGGGACGGGTCGTATGGGATCGGCGCTCGCCCGCGCCCTGCTCCGGTCGGGATATCGGACGACGGTCTGGAACAGGACGAAACAGAAGGCCGAACCGCTGGCCGCGCTCGGCGCCACTGTCGCGGGGTCCGTCCTGGAAGCTGTCAATGCGGCTGAAATTATCATTGTGAACGTAAGCGACTACCAGGCAACCGCTGCAGTTCTGCACGACGAGGCCGTTGCTTCAGCCATTCGCGGCAAGCTGGTCGTGGAACTCACTTCGGGAACGCCGCATGGCGCACGCGAAGCCGCTGAATGGTTTGCCGAGCACGGAGCCAGCTATCTCGATGGCGCGATCATGGCCACGCCGGATTTCATCGGCACAGATGCCGGGACGATACTGATCTCGGGGCCAAGGCAGGCTTTCGACGCGAACGAGGAGATGTTTCGTGCCTTGGGCGGCAATGTCCAGCATATCGGGGAAGAGCCGGGACGTGCCAACGCACTTGATAGCGCGCTGCTTGCTCTCATGTGGGGCGCGCTGTTCGGCACGCTCCATGCGATCGCCGTGTGTCAGGCCGAAGAGATCGACCTCGGCGAGTTGGCTCGGCAGTGGACCGCAATAGCGCCTGTTGTTGACGGGCTTGTCGCCGACCTCATCAACCGGACGAATGCTGGCCGTTTTGCCAGCGACGACGAGACGCTCTCGTCGATCTCCCCGCACTACGGCGCATTCCAGCATCTCCTGGAGCTGATGGAGGCGCGCAAGATCGACCGCTCTGTGGTCGACGGTTACGACGCGATCTTCCAACGGGCGATTGCAGCTGGCCACCTACATGATGATTTTGCGGCGTTATCGCAATTTCTGGGAAAATCCAGATGA
- a CDS encoding VOC family protein, whose amino-acid sequence MPNLENLKKQAKQYLRWHRERYYPVAAQIRAALPRFQHLDDTQILESSFKLNDAQELVARQLGFEGWQALKSGAHVMTTQSRQNAPRPILSSASAQLFVSDIKASCGFFADKLGFAIDFVYGDPPFYGQVIRDKAQLALRLVCEPVFVDDIRQREHLLSASITVDTASEIKRLFLDFQAAGVDFHQTLKKEPWGARNFIILDPDGNLILFAGPAD is encoded by the coding sequence ATGCCGAACCTCGAAAACCTTAAGAAGCAAGCCAAGCAGTATTTGCGGTGGCATCGCGAGCGGTATTATCCGGTCGCGGCCCAGATCCGGGCTGCTTTGCCACGATTTCAGCACCTCGACGATACTCAGATACTGGAATCCAGCTTCAAGCTAAATGACGCGCAAGAACTTGTCGCGCGTCAATTGGGATTCGAGGGGTGGCAGGCGCTCAAGTCAGGAGCCCATGTCATGACCACTCAAAGCAGACAGAACGCACCCCGCCCCATTCTGAGTTCCGCCTCCGCGCAACTGTTCGTCTCCGACATCAAAGCGTCGTGTGGCTTTTTCGCGGACAAACTCGGCTTTGCAATCGACTTCGTTTATGGGGACCCACCATTCTACGGGCAGGTTATACGTGACAAAGCGCAGCTCGCACTGCGGCTGGTCTGCGAGCCTGTGTTTGTTGACGACATACGACAACGCGAACATCTGCTCTCCGCCTCAATTACGGTCGATACCGCAAGCGAGATCAAGCGACTCTTTCTGGATTTCCAAGCCGCCGGAGTGGATTTTCACCAGACGCTCAAGAAAGAGCCGTGGGGTGCTCGAAATTTCATTATTCTGGACCCGGACGGAAATCTCATACTATTTGCTGGTCCGGCCGACTGA
- a CDS encoding D-alanine--D-alanine ligase family protein, translating into MADTSKRLRIAVLFGGRSAEHDVSVLSATNILRALEPAKYDAVPIFVTREGQWLLSSLEGGTLAKPSSGTEVCLVPGGQGRMMAIPTHGAAHELPDIDILFPALHGLHGEDGSVQGLAEVARVPLAGCGILGSAAALDKDIAKRLLYEAGLPAARSVTIHHGGALAFAELQSALGLPLFIKPARQGSSVGVSKVSAEKDYEAALTEGFRHDRKLLAEEFIQGREIECSVLEDTEGGLFVSRPGEIVPAQSHGFYSYDAKYIDEHGAALKVRAELPQEIEGNIRAMAAKAFRAVGCDGMARVDFFVTPDMRVLINELNTIPGFTDISMYSKAMAASGVSYPEIIDRLVAHGLARAGRSA; encoded by the coding sequence ATGGCCGACACCTCGAAAAGACTGCGCATTGCCGTGCTCTTTGGCGGACGCTCCGCCGAGCATGACGTTTCGGTGCTGTCGGCAACCAATATCCTGCGTGCGCTGGAACCCGCGAAATACGATGCCGTTCCCATCTTCGTCACCCGCGAAGGACAATGGCTGCTGAGCAGCCTCGAGGGCGGCACGCTGGCGAAACCGTCGAGCGGTACCGAAGTCTGCCTCGTGCCGGGCGGACAGGGACGGATGATGGCGATCCCGACCCATGGCGCGGCCCACGAACTGCCTGACATCGACATCCTGTTTCCCGCCTTGCACGGCCTCCACGGCGAGGACGGCTCAGTGCAGGGGCTGGCGGAAGTGGCGCGCGTGCCGCTCGCCGGCTGCGGTATTCTCGGTTCGGCCGCAGCCCTCGACAAGGACATTGCCAAGCGGCTGCTGTACGAGGCGGGCTTGCCCGCCGCGCGGTCCGTCACAATCCACCACGGCGGCGCGCTGGCCTTTGCGGAACTGCAGAGCGCGCTTGGGCTTCCGCTTTTCATCAAACCGGCCCGACAGGGCTCCTCTGTCGGCGTCAGCAAGGTTTCGGCTGAAAAAGACTACGAGGCAGCGCTGACAGAAGGCTTTAGGCACGACCGCAAGCTGCTGGCCGAAGAGTTCATTCAAGGTCGCGAGATCGAATGCAGCGTGCTGGAGGATACGGAAGGCGGCCTCTTCGTTTCCCGTCCCGGCGAGATCGTGCCGGCACAGAGCCACGGTTTCTACAGCTACGACGCCAAATATATCGATGAGCACGGCGCCGCGCTGAAAGTCCGGGCCGAACTGCCGCAGGAGATCGAAGGCAATATCCGCGCGATGGCAGCAAAGGCCTTCCGTGCGGTCGGCTGCGACGGCATGGCCCGCGTTGATTTCTTCGTGACCCCCGACATGCGCGTCCTCATCAACGAGCTCAACACCATTCCCGGTTTCACCGATATCAGCATGTATTCCAAGGCAATGGCGGCAAGCGGCGTCAGCTACCCGGAGATTATCGATCGGCTGGTGGCGCACGGGCTGGCACGTGCCGGTCGATCAGCTTGA
- a CDS encoding ArsR/SmtB family transcription factor gives MVYNYAGVVALADPTRRKVFELVAEGPRSVANLARILPVSQPAISHHLKVLREARLVRAEPRGASNIYHVDPHGLGEMRAWLDQMWGNALDAFRNEINKAKERKE, from the coding sequence ATGGTTTATAATTACGCAGGTGTGGTGGCACTGGCTGACCCCACGCGCAGAAAGGTATTCGAGCTTGTGGCCGAAGGGCCGCGTTCGGTGGCGAACCTCGCTCGAATCCTGCCGGTGTCTCAGCCCGCGATCTCTCATCACCTGAAGGTGCTGAGGGAGGCGCGGCTGGTCCGCGCCGAGCCTCGCGGCGCCAGCAACATATATCATGTCGACCCTCACGGTCTCGGCGAGATGCGTGCCTGGCTCGACCAGATGTGGGGGAACGCGCTCGACGCCTTCCGAAACGAGATCAACAAAGCCAAGGAGCGAAAAGAATGA
- a CDS encoding SRPBCC family protein, producing MTAIIKPAPVRKSVTVDVPVATAFEVFTSGFGRWWPASHSIGKSALRSATIEPKAGGRWFETGEDGAECDWGEVLTWEPPNRIVLAWRIRADWQYDPSLLTEVEVKFSEAGENATRVELEHRQLENMGAAGEAAREIFESDRGWSGILQGYVQLIEKR from the coding sequence ATGACGGCGATCATTAAACCAGCGCCTGTGCGCAAGTCGGTCACTGTGGACGTGCCGGTTGCCACGGCGTTTGAAGTGTTCACGAGCGGGTTTGGACGTTGGTGGCCGGCGTCCCACTCGATAGGCAAGTCCGCGCTCAGGAGCGCGACTATCGAGCCAAAGGCAGGCGGCCGCTGGTTTGAGACCGGCGAGGATGGGGCGGAATGCGACTGGGGCGAAGTGCTGACGTGGGAACCGCCAAACCGCATCGTCCTGGCGTGGCGGATTCGCGCCGACTGGCAATATGATCCGTCGCTGCTGACCGAAGTCGAGGTCAAGTTCTCCGAGGCCGGCGAGAACGCGACTCGCGTCGAGCTGGAGCATCGTCAGCTTGAGAACATGGGCGCGGCCGGCGAAGCGGCGCGTGAGATTTTCGAATCCGATCGTGGCTGGAGCGGCATCCTGCAAGGTTATGTCCAGCTGATCGAGAAGCGGTAG
- the secDF gene encoding protein translocase subunit SecDF has translation MLHFSRWKTILIWLTVLAGILYAAPNLVPASTLASLPNWLPKQQLTLGLDLQGGSHILLQIDRQDLANERLESARDEVRTSLRDAQIGYTGLSGTANSIQVRIRDQGQIEAAKTALERLTQPISTGLFMSGSVTEMEMAEPEPGLLRFTLTEAGVDYRIAAALTQSIEVVGRRVNELGTTEPIIQRQGSERIMVQVPGLQDPQRLKDILGQTAKLTFQMVDQSIPVEEAISGRPPAGSTVMYSTDEPRVPHLIENRIIVSGENLVDAQATFDQRTNEPVVSFRFDSRGATRFGQATQANVGRLFAIILDNEVISAPQIREPILGGTGQISGSFTVESANDLAVLLRAGALPADLTIVEERTVGPSLGSDSIEAGQFASIVAGFLVVGFMLFAYGRLGLIANVALLANVALIIAVLSVLGATLTLPGIAGIVLTMGMAVDSNVIIFERVREENRQGRSIVQSMDSGFKQALATVVDANVTTLIAAVILFFLGSGPIKGFAVTLAIGIVTTVFTAFTLTRWLVAFWLRRQRPKAMPSGVMRLVPDDTRVPFMAFRKYAFTLSLLLSIASAALFFTVGMNYGIDFRGGSSIEVQAKGQQADIGDIRERLTGLELGEVQVQEFGSARDVLIRIGTQGGGDIAEQSAVEKVRSALETDYEFRRIEVVGPTVSSELAFNGTMGVLASLLAMLVYIWIRFEWQFGLGAIISTFHDVILMVGFYVVAGIEFNLTSIAAILTIVGYSINDTVVVYDRVRENLRRYKRMPIAELLDLSMNQTLARTVLTGVTTLFALAALSIWGGEVIQSFTVAMIFGILAGTYSSIFVAGPLLILFKLRPGALSPEEAAAAKEPPARQAL, from the coding sequence ATGCTGCATTTTTCGCGCTGGAAGACCATTCTCATCTGGCTGACGGTCCTAGCCGGTATCCTGTACGCAGCTCCCAATCTGGTTCCCGCCTCCACTCTGGCATCGCTGCCGAATTGGCTGCCAAAGCAGCAACTGACGCTGGGTCTAGACCTGCAGGGCGGCTCGCACATCCTGCTCCAGATCGATCGGCAGGACCTCGCCAACGAACGCCTCGAATCGGCACGCGACGAGGTCCGCACATCGCTGCGCGATGCCCAGATCGGCTATACCGGGCTTTCCGGCACCGCCAATTCCATCCAGGTCCGCATTCGCGACCAAGGCCAGATCGAAGCTGCGAAGACCGCACTCGAAAGATTGACGCAGCCGATCTCGACCGGCCTTTTCATGAGCGGCTCGGTGACCGAGATGGAGATGGCCGAGCCGGAACCGGGCCTGCTGCGTTTTACGCTGACCGAAGCCGGGGTCGACTACCGGATCGCCGCGGCGCTGACTCAATCGATCGAGGTGGTGGGCCGGCGCGTCAACGAACTCGGCACGACCGAGCCGATCATCCAGCGACAGGGATCAGAGCGCATCATGGTCCAGGTGCCGGGCCTGCAGGATCCGCAGCGGCTGAAGGATATTCTCGGACAGACGGCGAAGCTGACCTTCCAGATGGTCGACCAGTCGATTCCGGTCGAGGAGGCGATCTCCGGCCGCCCGCCGGCGGGCTCGACGGTGATGTATTCGACTGACGAGCCCCGGGTTCCCCATCTGATCGAGAACCGGATCATCGTCTCCGGCGAAAACCTCGTCGATGCGCAGGCAACCTTCGACCAGCGCACCAACGAGCCGGTGGTCTCGTTTCGCTTCGACAGCCGCGGCGCCACCCGCTTCGGTCAGGCTACTCAGGCCAATGTCGGGCGCCTGTTCGCGATCATCCTCGACAACGAGGTGATCTCCGCGCCTCAGATCCGCGAACCAATCCTGGGCGGCACCGGGCAGATATCCGGCAGTTTCACGGTCGAGAGCGCGAACGATCTTGCGGTCCTGCTGCGCGCCGGCGCGCTGCCTGCCGACCTCACCATCGTCGAGGAACGCACCGTCGGTCCGAGCCTCGGCAGCGATTCGATCGAGGCGGGCCAGTTCGCGTCGATCGTCGCCGGGTTCCTCGTCGTCGGCTTCATGCTGTTCGCCTATGGGCGACTGGGACTGATCGCGAATGTCGCGCTCCTGGCCAACGTCGCACTGATCATCGCCGTCCTGTCGGTTCTTGGGGCAACGCTGACGCTGCCTGGCATCGCCGGCATCGTGCTGACGATGGGCATGGCGGTCGATTCCAACGTCATCATTTTCGAGCGCGTCCGCGAAGAGAATCGCCAAGGGCGCTCGATCGTGCAGTCGATGGATTCCGGATTCAAACAGGCGCTGGCGACAGTTGTCGACGCCAATGTGACGACGCTGATTGCCGCCGTCATCCTGTTCTTCCTCGGCTCAGGGCCTATCAAGGGGTTTGCCGTCACCCTCGCCATCGGCATCGTCACCACCGTGTTCACGGCCTTCACGCTGACGCGCTGGCTGGTCGCATTCTGGCTTCGCCGGCAGCGCCCGAAAGCCATGCCCAGCGGTGTCATGCGCCTGGTGCCCGACGACACGCGGGTGCCGTTCATGGCATTCCGAAAGTACGCCTTCACGCTGTCCCTGCTATTGTCGATCGCTTCGGCAGCGCTGTTCTTCACTGTCGGCATGAACTACGGCATCGACTTCCGCGGCGGTTCGAGCATCGAGGTGCAAGCGAAGGGCCAGCAGGCCGACATCGGCGACATTCGTGAGCGCCTGACGGGCCTCGAACTGGGTGAGGTGCAGGTGCAGGAGTTCGGGTCGGCCCGGGATGTGCTGATCCGCATCGGCACCCAGGGGGGCGGCGACATTGCCGAACAGTCCGCCGTTGAGAAGGTAAGAAGCGCGCTCGAAACCGACTACGAGTTCCGCCGCATCGAGGTTGTCGGTCCGACGGTGTCCTCCGAACTCGCGTTCAACGGCACAATGGGCGTGCTCGCCTCGCTGCTGGCGATGCTCGTCTACATCTGGATCAGGTTCGAGTGGCAGTTCGGGCTGGGTGCCATCATTTCGACGTTCCACGACGTGATCCTGATGGTTGGCTTCTACGTCGTCGCGGGCATAGAGTTCAATTTGACCTCGATAGCCGCGATCCTGACCATTGTCGGCTATTCCATCAACGATACAGTTGTTGTCTATGATCGGGTCCGCGAGAATCTGCGCCGCTATAAAAGGATGCCGATTGCCGAACTGCTCGACCTGTCGATGAACCAGACACTGGCGCGAACGGTCCTGACCGGCGTGACCACGCTGTTTGCGCTGGCGGCGCTTTCGATCTGGGGCGGCGAGGTCATCCAGTCCTTCACGGTCGCGATGATCTTCGGCATTCTCGCCGGCACCTATTCCTCCATCTTCGTCGCCGGGCCGCTGCTGATCCTGTTCAAGCTCCGGCCGGGCGCCCTCAGTCCAGAGGAAGCCGCAGCGGCGAAAGAGCCGCCGGCGCGACAGGCCTTATGA
- a CDS encoding cysteine desulfurase family protein, translating to MTSIYLDYNASTPIDPSVTAAMRPYLDEAFGNPSSGHWASMPAKAALEKARSQVAALLDCAPDEIVFTSGGSEANNLAIKGTFFALRHKGEHIVTTTVEHPAILAPCRFLEQLGAAVTYVPVDSTGRVDPEDVRRAITPRTILITVMHANNEVGTIQPIEEIGTIAREHGVRFHTDAAQSVGKIATKVDTLGVDLLTIAGHKLYAPKGVGALYVRGGLRLEPLIHGAGHEHGRRAGTESALLAVGLGAACALASDLEPMARVRVLRDRFWDALQETFGDHVALNGHPQHRLPNTLNVSFVGMIGADVLSRLEGVAASTGSACHAGRIKLSPVLTAMGVPEKIGMGAVRFSLGRATTSAETDAVVDQLRAVTVRSAPIVVS from the coding sequence ATGACATCGATCTATCTCGACTACAACGCCAGCACGCCGATCGATCCTTCGGTTACGGCTGCCATGCGGCCATATCTGGATGAGGCTTTCGGCAATCCATCGAGCGGGCATTGGGCGAGCATGCCGGCGAAGGCTGCGCTGGAGAAGGCCCGCAGCCAGGTTGCGGCGCTGCTCGACTGCGCACCCGACGAGATCGTGTTCACAAGCGGCGGCAGCGAGGCCAACAACCTGGCGATCAAGGGCACGTTCTTCGCGCTGAGGCACAAGGGCGAGCACATCGTTACCACCACGGTCGAGCATCCGGCCATTCTCGCCCCTTGCCGGTTCCTCGAGCAGCTCGGCGCGGCAGTGACCTATGTGCCGGTCGACAGCACGGGCCGGGTCGATCCCGAGGATGTGCGTCGTGCCATCACGCCGCGCACCATCCTGATCACCGTCATGCACGCCAACAATGAGGTTGGCACGATCCAGCCGATCGAGGAGATCGGTACTATTGCGCGGGAGCATGGCGTCCGGTTTCACACCGACGCTGCGCAGTCGGTCGGCAAGATTGCAACCAAGGTCGACACGCTTGGCGTCGATCTGCTGACCATCGCAGGCCACAAGCTTTACGCGCCGAAGGGTGTCGGTGCGCTCTATGTCCGAGGCGGGCTCAGGCTCGAGCCGCTGATCCATGGCGCCGGGCACGAACATGGCCGTCGCGCTGGCACCGAGAGCGCCTTGCTGGCGGTCGGCCTCGGCGCCGCCTGTGCGCTCGCGAGCGACCTGGAGCCGATGGCGCGCGTCCGCGTACTGCGTGATCGCTTTTGGGACGCGCTGCAGGAAACTTTCGGCGACCATGTCGCGCTCAATGGGCACCCTCAGCACCGCCTTCCCAACACGCTCAACGTTTCATTCGTCGGCATGATCGGCGCCGACGTGCTTTCGCGTCTCGAGGGCGTCGCGGCGTCGACCGGTTCGGCGTGTCACGCCGGCCGGATCAAGCTCTCCCCAGTGCTCACGGCCATGGGCGTGCCCGAGAAGATCGGCATGGGCGCCGTTCGCTTCAGTCTTGGTCGAGCCACGACCAGCGCCGAAACCGACGCTGTCGTGGATCAGCTTCGAGCCGTCACGGTCCGATCCGCCCCCATCGTTGTGTCATAA